Part of the Aggregatilinea lenta genome, CAGGAATGCCTTCTGCGTCAGGACGTTGACCACGCCCGAAAAATCGGCCTGGGAGCCAAGCGGCAGCACGACGGGCACGAAGCGGTTACCTGGGAAGCGGGTGCGCAGCCCTTCGAGCGCGTTGTTAAAGTTCGCGTTCTCGCGGTCCATCTTGTTGATGACGACCAGCACCGGCAGACGGAACTCGCGCGCGTAATCAAACGCCAGCTCCGTGCCCACTTCGGGGCCGGACACGGCGTCTACGACCACCAGCACCGCATCGGCGACACGCACCGCGTTTTTGGCCTCGCCCATAAAGTCCACGAAGCCGGGCGCGTCCAGCACGTTGACTTTGCAGCCCGAATGCTCCAGTGCGACCAAAGCGGTATAGATCGACATCGTGCGCTCGTGTTCTTCTTCGTCAAAGTCGGCAACGGTGTTGCGTTCTTCAACTTTGCCCATACGTGTCGTGGCGCCGGTGGCGAACAGCATACTCTCAACGAGGCTGGTCTTGCCGGCGCCCTGGTGGCCCACCAGGGCAACATTCCTCAAGTTTTCAGTCGTGTATTCCTTCATTCAGCCAAAGCCTCCGAAACAAAGCAATGAATGGGACCTTCAAACGAGAATTTACAGCAGCAAGTCGCCGCCAAGAGGGAACCCGTTCGTAAAGTAAAGTTGGCGTGGATTTTACGTGGTGGGCAGGCAAAAGTCAAAGGATTTGGCGGCGGGGCGCGTTTGCCGGGCGTCCGGCGCGCGGATGGCTGGACACGACGCCCCGCACCCGCTAAGATCAGCATGATCGATGTCAGGAGACAGAACAATGCAGACAGCAGAGCAGCAGCAGTTGCAAGGCTATGAAGCGGCGCGGCAGGGCGCGGCGTTCTGGCGCGTCCCCGACCCCGGCACGGTCGTCGTGCGCGGCCAGGACCCGCAGGGATTCATCCAGCGCCAGACGACGAACGACGTACAGCAGCTCGCACCGGGACGCTCGCAGGTGACGGTGCTCACGTCCGCCACGGCGCGCATTCTGGACGTGTGGCGGCTGTTCGTCGAGCCGGACGGCATCGGGATCGTCACGCTGCCGGGGCGCGGGGCGCTCACGGCGCGCTACTTGCAGGGCCGCATCTTCTTTATGGACAAAGTCACCGCGACGAATGAAAGCGCCGCGTGGGCGCAGATCGAGCTGGCCGGGCCGGACGCCGCGCGCGCGCTGGGCCTGGACGCCCTGCCCGCGCCGGACCAGATCGCGGAGGTCACGCTGGGCGGCGTCACGATGCGCGCCACCGGCCAGGGCGCGACGTGCCTGCTGCTGGTCCCGGCAGATGGCGCGGATTCGGTCGTGGCGGCGCTGGCGGAACACGGCGCGGTCGAGCTGAGCGCGGCGGCCCGCGACGTCGTGCGCGTCGAGGATGGCGTCCCCGGCCTGCACGAGCTGACCGAGGACTTCACCCCGCTCGAAGCGCGGCTGGACGACACCATTTCGCTCAGCAAGGGCTGCTACACCGGCCAGGAAGTGCTGGCCCGGCAGGTCAACTACGACAAGATCACGCGGCGGCTGACCGGGCTGCGGCTGCCCGCCGAAGTGCCGGTCGGGGCGGCGGTCGCTGTCGAGGGCCGCACCGTGGGCGAGGTGACTTCCGTAGTCCGCTCACCCAAGTTGGGCTGGCTGGCGCTGGCCGTGATCAAGCGGCCCCACCACGAGCCGGACACGACCCTCGCCGTGCAGATAGACGGCAGCACACTTCCGGCGACGACTGCCGCGCTGCCTTTCGCTGACCGCTAAATCGCCCGCATTGCATGGGTAACGTCGGCCCCCGATCCGTGACGAATCGGGGGCCTTTTGTCGTTCCAGTTAGGATCGACATGGCGAGTTTAAGAAACCATTTGAAA contains:
- the ygfZ gene encoding CAF17-like 4Fe-4S cluster assembly/insertion protein YgfZ, with protein sequence MQTAEQQQLQGYEAARQGAAFWRVPDPGTVVVRGQDPQGFIQRQTTNDVQQLAPGRSQVTVLTSATARILDVWRLFVEPDGIGIVTLPGRGALTARYLQGRIFFMDKVTATNESAAWAQIELAGPDAARALGLDALPAPDQIAEVTLGGVTMRATGQGATCLLLVPADGADSVVAALAEHGAVELSAAARDVVRVEDGVPGLHELTEDFTPLEARLDDTISLSKGCYTGQEVLARQVNYDKITRRLTGLRLPAEVPVGAAVAVEGRTVGEVTSVVRSPKLGWLALAVIKRPHHEPDTTLAVQIDGSTLPATTAALPFADR